The genomic segment AAGTTCCCGTCGAAGGCGACAAGCTGACGCTGAATCTGAAATTCACATTAGCCGATGGAACCGTCATTGATGATTCCAGCAAAAACGAAGATCCCCTCGTTATTCCCGTGGGTGAGAATTTGCGGCTGGATGGTTTGACCGAAGGAATTACCGGAATGAAAAAAGGCGAACACCGCACACTCGTCATCCCGCATAAGCTCGGTTTTGGCGAATCCGGCGCAGGCGATAAAATTCCACCCTTTGCTACGCTGGTTTTTCAGTTGGAAATCACCGACGTGAAGTCCGATAAAAAACTCATCGAAGCCCTCATTGCCAAGCTCAAAAAAGATCATCCCAAAGCCAAACTCGTCACCACCAAATCCGGCCTGCGCTACGTGGTGACTCAAGCCGGCGCAGGGGCAAAAGTCGGCAACGGCAAAAAAATTAAAGCGCACTACACCGGTCAGTTTCTTGATGGAAAGGTATTCGATAGCTCCGTAAAACGCGGCGAGCCGCTAGAATTTGTCGTCGGCACTGGCCAAGTGATCAAGGGGTGGGACGAGGCATTGTCGGACATGAAAAAGGGCGAGAAACGCGTTCTAATTATCCCGCATCAACTAGCCTACGGCGAACGCGGTCGCGGCCCCATCCCGCCCGCCTCCACGCTGGTATTCGACGTGGAATTGGTGGATTTTTAATCTCCGAGCGCAACCTCTAGAGTGACTTCAGAAGGGACGGGTTCCACCCCGTCCCTTTTTTGTGGTTTCAGGTAGGGCGCGCTCTCCGAGCGCGCCGTGGCGGTTTCGGAGAAACCGCCCTACCTTGCAAAAGGCTCAAACGGCATCGTCGACACTGTGGCTTGGGTGTCCCCCACACGAAGCACCGTGCCCAATTCCGCCGCATCGCGATGCACAATCGCCAGCGCGACGTTCGGTTCGGTGATCACACTCGAAAGCGTTCCCACATTTTTTTCACCAAGAAAAATCGCGTCGCCTTCCGCCGCCGCGCCGTCCAGTCGCAAGCCGCGCAGGATGCGGTTGACCTTTCCACGGGAGCGAATGCGCGAGATAACTTCCTGTCCGATGTAGCACCCCTTCGCATAGCTGATGGCCCGCGCCTCGATGCCGCCTTCGGGTGCGAGGTTGTTGGACGTAAAATCTTTTCCAAATCGTGGAATCGTTGCCAATACCCGCGCCTTTTCAAACGCAACGTCGCCGCACATCGGCGTGTGCTCCGCCAAACGTGATTTCATTTTTTCCACAGCATCCACCGGCACAAACAAATCAAATCCAATTGAGCGGAGGCGCGGTTGATTCACCACAAAAATTTCCTCGGGGGTTTTTTTCAGCGCAAATTCTGTTTCCGGAGCGGGCAATTCAAGCGCCGCCAACACCTCCGCCGCCTTCGGCCCCTGCACGCTGAGCAAACCAAAATGCGGTGCCACGTCCGCCACTTCCACATCTTCGGCGATGGTAAAACGTTCCAGTCGAGCCCGCACCCCATCGGCCAAGCCCGGCTCGAAATCCAAAAGCAATTCCTCCGCCAGCTGATACACGAACAGATCACTCTCCATTTTCCCCTTCGCATTCACCAGCGCGGCGTAGCAGCCGGTGTGTTCGGCGAGGCTGTTGATGTTGTTGGTTACTTGCCCGTGCAAAAACGTCGTGCGATCCGCGCCCAACAAGCACAGCCGTGAGCGATTGGAAAGATCCAGCCAAGCGGCGGAGTTTCTCAATGAATTGAATTCTGCTTCCACGCGCGCGATTGCAGCACGTTTTTGCTGACAGGCCAAGGCTGCCTCGTTAGAGTCCGCCGCTATGCATAAATTGGTTTTACTGCGCCACGGTCAATCTCAATGGAATTTGGATAATCGGTTCACCGGTTGGCACG from the Limisphaerales bacterium genome contains:
- a CDS encoding folate-binding protein YgfZ — its product is MRNSAAWLDLSNRSRLCLLGADRTTFLHGQVTNNINSLAEHTGCYAALVNAKGKMESDLFVYQLAEELLLDFEPGLADGVRARLERFTIAEDVEVADVAPHFGLLSVQGPKAAEVLAALELPAPETEFALKKTPEEIFVVNQPRLRSIGFDLFVPVDAVEKMKSRLAEHTPMCGDVAFEKARVLATIPRFGKDFTSNNLAPEGGIEARAISYAKGCYIGQEVISRIRSRGKVNRILRGLRLDGAAAEGDAIFLGEKNVGTLSSVITEPNVALAIVHRDAAELGTVLRVGDTQATVSTMPFEPFAR